The proteins below are encoded in one region of Coffea arabica cultivar ET-39 chromosome 4c, Coffea Arabica ET-39 HiFi, whole genome shotgun sequence:
- the LOC140004683 gene encoding uncharacterized protein has protein sequence MDFPLFDGTNPREWVRRANKYFQIYGVEEEMKTDIAQLYLKDRADTWFHGMYSERGAVPWRELSLAICERFGEGDPHEAIEEFNKLLQTSSVADYLEKFEMLKSLVMISLPGQPDSYYKSCFLSGLKDEVVNMVRMTKPLTLADAIETAKL, from the coding sequence ATGGATTTTCCTCTATTTGATGGGACCAATCCTAGGGAGTGGGTGAGGAGAGCTAACAAGTACTTCCAGATATATGGAGTAGAGGAAGAAATGAAAACTGATATTGCCCAGCTCTATCTCAAGGATAGAGCAGACACCTGGTTTCATGGAATGTACTCTGAAAGGGGAGCAGTTCCATGGAGGGAGCTATCCTTAGCAATCTGTGAGAGATTTGGAGAGGGAGATCCACATGAGGCCATCGAGGAGTTCAATAAATTGTTACAAACTAGCAGTGTAGCAGACTACCTGGAAAAATTTGAGATGCTGAAATCACTAGTAATGATCTCACTCCCTGGACAACCTGATTCCTATTATAAATCCTGTTTCCTTAGTGGTCTTAAGGATGAAGTTGTCAACATGGTCAGGATGACCAAACCACTTACATTAGCAGATGCCATTGAAACTGCTAAGCTATAG